The Salvia miltiorrhiza cultivar Shanhuang (shh) chromosome 1, IMPLAD_Smil_shh, whole genome shotgun sequence genome has a window encoding:
- the LOC131008271 gene encoding guanosine deaminase-like, producing the protein MERIEYDPNRTSQIALKHVWFRSRIAETQYVLNSTFTQNQSLFCLLQCVFQACKKLNRIELSDCEIYASCEPCPMCFGAIHLSRIKRLVYGAKAEAAIAIGFDDFIADALRGTGFYQKAHLEIKRADGNGAMIAEQVFEKTKEKFQLY; encoded by the exons ATGGAAAGGATAGAGTACGATCCTAATCGAACTTCTCAGATTGCTCTCAAACATGTTTGGTTCCGATCCAGGATCGCAG AAACTCAATATGTCTTGAACAGTACATTTACCCAAAATCAgtctttattttgtttattacaATGTGTATTTCAGGCTTGCAAGAAGCTCAACAGGATTGAGCTCTCAGACTGTGAGATATACGCTTCGTGTGAGCCATGTCCTATGTGTTTCGGCGCAATCCATCTCTCTAGAATCAAG AGATTGGTGTACGGAGCCAAAGCCGAAGCTGCTATTGCCATCGGGTTCGATGACTtcatagcagatgcattgagaGGAACTGGGTTCTACCAGAAGGCTCATCTTGAAATCAAAAGAGCTGATGGGAATGGGGCCATGATTGCAGAGCAGGTTTTCGAGAAAACAAAGGAGAAATTTCAACTCTACTGA